One Candidatus Sulfurimonas baltica DNA segment encodes these proteins:
- the exbB gene encoding TonB-system energizer ExbB, with protein sequence MENNFLAYAESAIDYGVMGVLLLMSIVTFWLFIERMMFYSSVRTDDYDHRDTLEMDLTDNISVISAIGSNAPYVGLLGTVLGIMFTFYTMGDAGAVDAKKIMVGLALALKATAMGLIVAMPAIVAYTIVLRKVEKILTVFDVAQDKKIK encoded by the coding sequence GTGGAAAACAATTTTTTAGCTTATGCAGAGAGTGCTATAGATTATGGAGTTATGGGAGTATTGCTACTTATGAGTATAGTTACTTTTTGGTTATTTATAGAGAGAATGATGTTTTACTCAAGTGTACGAACAGATGATTATGACCATAGAGACACACTTGAGATGGATTTAACTGACAACATCAGCGTAATCAGTGCCATTGGTTCAAATGCCCCGTATGTCGGTCTTCTTGGGACTGTTTTGGGGATTATGTTTACATTTTATACTATGGGCGATGCAGGAGCTGTAGATGCCAAAAAAATCATGGTAGGTCTAGCTCTGGCACTTAAAGCTACTGCGATGGGTCTTATAGTTGCGATGCCTGCAATAGTTGCATATACAATAGTTTTGCGTAAAGTTGAGAAGATATTGACTGTTTTTGATGTAGCTCAAGACAAAAAAATAAAGTAA
- the pyrC gene encoding dihydroorotase: MKTHTLLMPLDMHLHLRDGVMLENVAPLTAYSFSGGIIMPNLVPPVNTLEDVKAYRARIMAAVPNDFFEPYMTLFYRNYDKAFLQSVADDITAIKLYPAGITTNSEGGVSSFDIEEMRETLEVMSELEIPLCVHGETDGFVMDREAEFMSIYELLAKNFPKLKIIMEHITTKAAVEMLDKYENLYATITVHHLLLTLDDVVGGMMKPHLFCKPIAKRPEDLDALLGVALNAHPKVMFGSDSAPHPQHKKESCGCAAGVFTAPIALQLLCEIFEQYNKLENLQDFISDNAQRIYGICPEFKEITLEKRPFVVPEHYGSVVPMYAGEVINWAIASVD, encoded by the coding sequence ATGAAAACTCATACTCTTTTAATGCCACTTGATATGCACCTTCATCTTCGTGATGGGGTGATGCTCGAAAATGTTGCCCCACTTACCGCATATAGTTTCAGCGGTGGTATTATTATGCCAAATCTAGTTCCGCCTGTTAATACCCTAGAGGATGTAAAAGCTTATAGAGCCCGTATTATGGCGGCAGTTCCTAATGATTTTTTTGAACCATATATGACACTTTTTTACAGAAACTACGACAAAGCATTTCTTCAAAGTGTTGCTGATGACATCACTGCTATAAAGCTTTACCCTGCCGGAATTACTACCAACTCTGAGGGTGGTGTCTCATCTTTTGACATTGAGGAGATGCGTGAGACCCTAGAGGTTATGAGTGAGTTAGAGATTCCGCTTTGCGTTCACGGTGAGACTGATGGTTTTGTTATGGACAGAGAGGCTGAGTTTATGAGTATTTATGAGCTTTTAGCTAAAAACTTTCCAAAATTGAAAATCATTATGGAGCATATAACAACAAAAGCCGCTGTTGAGATGTTGGACAAATACGAGAACCTTTATGCGACTATAACTGTTCACCACCTCCTTTTAACTCTTGATGATGTAGTTGGCGGGATGATGAAACCTCATCTTTTTTGCAAACCTATAGCAAAAAGACCGGAGGATTTAGATGCTCTTTTAGGTGTTGCGCTTAATGCCCACCCTAAAGTTATGTTTGGCTCAGATTCGGCACCTCATCCTCAACATAAAAAAGAGTCTTGTGGATGTGCAGCAGGTGTTTTTACAGCACCAATAGCACTACAGCTTCTATGTGAAATATTTGAACAGTATAACAAACTTGAGAACCTTCAAGATTTTATCAGTGATAATGCACAACGAATATATGGAATCTGTCCAGAGTTTAAAGAGATTACTTTAGAAAAACGACCATTTGTTGTCCCTGAACATTACGGCTCCGTAGTGCCGATGTATGCAGGAGAAGTTATAAACTGGGCAATTGCGAGTGTCGATTAA
- a CDS encoding peptide deformylase gives MIRDIIKYPTPPSVQYATDVRFFNEEIHSLIEDMKDTIKANSLDGLAAFQIGSYYNIVVVKEYDGKYLELINPRIISTNGKVTTTERTAYFPGLSANVTRYESISLVYQDREGDNHSLKADGALSILLQRKIDYTFGSSFLNKLTKDEKKIFQKKLEFGSDVAISESCPTTFKRDYIIKAINISMIVMVILLIGSFFIDNLWSYQLNLSFGVVGLNIVYFFYAQYEGKKFTSCTSCQIGNIIGTAVVSLVKLTLLMSLSYFIM, from the coding sequence ATGATTAGAGATATAATCAAATATCCTACCCCTCCAAGTGTCCAGTATGCAACGGATGTAAGATTTTTCAATGAAGAGATACACTCTTTAATAGAAGATATGAAAGATACAATAAAAGCAAATTCTTTAGATGGTCTTGCTGCTTTTCAGATAGGTAGTTATTATAATATTGTTGTTGTTAAAGAGTATGATGGTAAATATTTAGAACTTATTAATCCAAGAATAATAAGCACAAATGGTAAAGTCACAACCACAGAGAGAACAGCTTATTTTCCTGGATTAAGTGCCAATGTTACTAGATATGAGTCGATTAGTTTGGTCTATCAAGATAGAGAAGGAGATAATCACTCCTTAAAGGCTGATGGTGCCCTTAGTATTTTACTTCAAAGAAAGATTGATTATACATTCGGGTCTAGTTTTTTAAATAAATTGACAAAAGATGAAAAGAAAATATTTCAAAAGAAATTAGAGTTTGGAAGCGATGTTGCAATTTCTGAGAGTTGTCCAACAACGTTCAAAAGAGACTATATAATTAAAGCTATTAATATTTCAATGATAGTAATGGTTATTTTATTAATAGGCTCTTTTTTTATAGATAATCTTTGGTCTTATCAACTAAATCTATCTTTTGGCGTAGTAGGTTTAAATATTGTTTATTTTTTCTACGCACAATATGAAGGTAAAAAGTTTACATCATGCACAAGCTGTCAGATTGGAAATATAATAGGAACAGCTGTAGTCTCTTTGGTCAAACTTACTCTGCTTATGTCATTGTCTTATTTTATAATGTAG
- the pepN gene encoding aminopeptidase N, with the protein MSKVQTTYLKDYKAPEFEIKNCDLVFELFEEYTQVTNMMSITKVDKGSKNIVLNSVDLELIELYINDLKLKESRYVIDKETLTVLDVPDNFKLIVINKIYPHLNSELDGLYKSGDIFCTQNEPEGFRRITPYLDRPDVMAVFKTTLVANREKYPILLSNGNTASNFKLDDGRHGITWDDPHPKPSYLFALVAGDLGVVKDTFKTASSKIVRLNIYTDKGNESKCKHAMKSLKEAMLWDEEKYGREYDLTLYNIVAVDSFNMGAMENKGLNIFNSAYVLADEDTATDANFMGIQSVIAHEYFHNWTGNRITCRDWFQLTLKEGLTVFRDQCFSADLNSKEVQRIEDVKALRERQFVEDASPTAHPIQPDSYMAINNFYTATVYEKGAEIIRMIHTLLGEENYRKATDLYFDSFDGQAVRTDDFLWAMSKASGVDLKAFETWYHQSGTPKLHVDESFIDGEYKLTLTQEVPNAVDGSEQKPYYYPLKIALLADSGDEILAETLIVSKAKEEFVYKIESNPVLSINRDFSAPIIIEQKKNNYPFLMKFDKNSFVKYESAQSFGVLTIESIMEGKAVDEEYIKSFESLLNGDMDLSYKALILELPTVSTLMQRQDEIDFELIYEAKEKLELHLATTFKDELLEMYKKYHKPTCKDINAKSIGERSIKNRCLKLLSALKNDEVIELANNQYNDSITMTDRAVALDILENTSSAFAKTALADFYKKYKDDTLVMNKYFSILAASHRDGTLDRVKLLQDDDVYNELVPNLVRSLIGVFARNYKHFHAKDGNGYKFVVDKIIEIDKINPQIASGLAGAYKIYEKLNSKNKIAMKIELDRVVSTQSISKNVYEIVSKIIKI; encoded by the coding sequence ATGAGTAAAGTTCAAACTACATATCTAAAAGATTATAAAGCGCCGGAATTTGAAATAAAAAATTGTGATTTAGTTTTTGAGTTATTTGAAGAGTATACCCAAGTTACAAATATGATGAGTATAACAAAAGTAGACAAGGGGTCTAAAAACATAGTCTTAAACAGCGTAGATTTGGAGTTAATAGAACTCTATATTAATGACTTAAAACTAAAGGAGAGCAGATATGTTATCGATAAAGAGACACTTACTGTATTAGACGTTCCGGATAATTTTAAGCTTATAGTAATTAACAAAATCTACCCTCACCTAAACAGTGAACTAGACGGTCTTTATAAATCAGGGGATATCTTTTGTACTCAAAATGAGCCGGAAGGTTTTAGAAGAATAACTCCTTATTTAGACCGTCCGGATGTAATGGCGGTTTTTAAAACAACGCTTGTTGCTAACAGAGAAAAATATCCAATTTTACTAAGCAATGGAAACACTGCATCAAACTTTAAGCTAGACGATGGAAGACATGGAATTACATGGGATGATCCACACCCAAAACCATCATACCTTTTTGCTCTTGTTGCTGGAGACTTAGGTGTTGTTAAAGATACTTTTAAGACAGCAAGCTCAAAAATAGTTAGACTTAACATATACACAGACAAAGGAAATGAGTCTAAATGTAAACACGCTATGAAGTCGCTTAAAGAGGCTATGCTTTGGGATGAGGAGAAATATGGCCGTGAGTATGATTTGACTCTCTATAATATAGTTGCCGTAGATAGTTTTAATATGGGTGCTATGGAGAACAAAGGACTAAACATTTTTAACTCAGCCTATGTTTTAGCAGATGAGGATACAGCTACCGATGCTAATTTTATGGGTATTCAGAGCGTTATCGCACATGAGTATTTTCATAACTGGACAGGAAACAGGATTACATGTAGAGATTGGTTTCAGCTGACTCTAAAAGAGGGTTTGACTGTTTTTAGAGACCAGTGTTTTTCCGCCGACTTAAACTCCAAAGAGGTTCAGCGTATAGAGGATGTAAAAGCTCTCAGAGAAAGACAGTTTGTTGAAGATGCCTCACCGACGGCTCACCCGATTCAGCCAGACTCTTATATGGCTATAAATAATTTTTATACGGCAACTGTTTATGAGAAGGGCGCTGAAATAATCCGCATGATTCATACTCTTTTGGGTGAAGAAAATTACCGTAAAGCAACAGATCTTTATTTTGATAGCTTTGATGGTCAGGCGGTAAGAACTGATGACTTTTTATGGGCTATGAGCAAGGCAAGCGGAGTTGACTTAAAAGCTTTTGAGACCTGGTACCATCAATCAGGCACACCAAAGCTGCATGTAGATGAGAGCTTTATAGATGGAGAGTATAAACTGACGCTGACTCAAGAGGTTCCAAATGCTGTTGATGGAAGTGAGCAAAAGCCATACTATTATCCTCTTAAAATAGCTCTTTTGGCTGATAGTGGAGATGAGATACTAGCAGAGACTCTGATAGTGTCAAAAGCTAAAGAGGAGTTTGTATACAAGATTGAGTCAAACCCTGTCTTGTCGATAAACAGAGACTTTTCTGCACCTATTATAATTGAACAAAAAAAGAATAATTATCCATTCCTTATGAAGTTTGATAAAAATAGTTTTGTCAAGTATGAATCGGCTCAATCTTTTGGAGTTCTAACGATAGAGTCTATCATGGAGGGTAAAGCTGTAGATGAAGAGTATATAAAATCATTCGAGTCTCTTTTAAATGGAGATATGGATCTTTCATATAAGGCTCTGATTTTGGAACTGCCAACTGTTTCCACACTTATGCAGAGGCAAGATGAAATAGATTTTGAGCTTATATATGAAGCCAAAGAGAAGTTGGAGCTTCATTTGGCGACAACATTCAAAGATGAACTTTTGGAGATGTACAAAAAATATCATAAACCTACATGTAAAGATATAAATGCGAAAAGTATTGGAGAGAGAAGTATTAAAAACCGTTGTTTAAAACTTCTCTCTGCACTCAAAAATGATGAGGTGATAGAGTTGGCCAACAATCAATATAACGACTCTATAACTATGACAGACAGAGCAGTCGCACTAGATATTTTAGAAAACACTTCATCGGCTTTTGCAAAGACTGCACTTGCTGATTTTTACAAAAAATACAAAGATGACACATTGGTTATGAATAAGTACTTCTCAATCTTAGCAGCATCACACAGAGATGGAACACTTGATAGAGTAAAACTTCTTCAAGATGATGATGTATACAATGAACTTGTGCCAAATCTAGTTCGTTCACTAATCGGGGTATTTGCAAGAAATTATAAACATTTTCATGCAAAAGATGGGAATGGATATAAGTTTGTAGTAGATAAAATAATTGAAATAGATAAAATAAATCCGCAGATAGCATCCGGACTCGCAGGAGCCTATAAAATATATGAAAAACTTAATTCTAAGAACAAGATAGCGATGAAAATTGAGCTTGACCGTGTAGTTTCTACACAATCAATCTCAAAAAATGTTTATGAAATAGTGAGCAAGATTATAAAAATTTGA
- a CDS encoding response regulator transcription factor: MSIKVLLLEDNLLFAETIVDLLEDSGLHVTHAPNGQSALDLTFSQKFDLYLLDINVPLIDGITLLKELREANDNTPTIFLTSHKDKEVLKKSFLSGADDFITKPFDTDELFFRINALLKRVKPNKTECIGLLCHDEIHKRILYDKRELELSKKEYELLLLLMLHVNNNVPKELILAELWSSSEGGSEGAVRVYITRLKQLIPEITIENIRGIGYKLVS; this comes from the coding sequence GTGTCGATTAAAGTTTTACTCCTAGAGGATAATCTTCTTTTTGCAGAGACTATTGTGGATCTGCTAGAAGATAGTGGCTTACATGTAACTCACGCTCCAAACGGACAGAGTGCTTTAGACTTAACGTTTTCACAAAAGTTTGATCTATATCTGCTTGATATCAATGTGCCTCTTATTGATGGGATAACTCTGTTAAAAGAGCTCAGAGAGGCAAATGACAATACTCCAACCATCTTTTTAACATCACACAAAGACAAAGAAGTTCTTAAAAAAAGTTTCTTAAGTGGAGCAGATGACTTTATAACTAAGCCTTTTGACACGGATGAGCTGTTTTTTAGGATTAATGCACTTTTAAAAAGAGTGAAACCTAACAAAACAGAGTGCATAGGTTTACTATGTCATGACGAGATTCACAAACGCATTTTATATGACAAGAGAGAGTTAGAGTTATCAAAAAAAGAGTACGAACTTCTTCTCTTACTTATGCTACATGTAAATAACAATGTCCCAAAAGAGCTGATTCTAGCTGAACTTTGGAGTAGTTCAGAGGGTGGAAGCGAGGGTGCTGTAAGGGTATATATAACCCGTTTAAAGCAGTTAATCCCTGAAATAACGATAGAGAATATTCGCGGTATTGGATACAAACTTGTTTCGTAA
- a CDS encoding NAD(P)/FAD-dependent oxidoreductase, giving the protein MARLVVLGGGVSGHTAATFAAKWLGSAHEVVVVTPNSKWNWIPSNIWVGVGQMSKEDVTFDLAPVYAKAGIIYHQAKALGIHPEGNETSDKPYVVVESTIDGEDGKIENIEYDYLINATGPKLNFAATPGLGDANGLGEFTVSVCTADHAVHANEELEKTIVKMKNGERQKFLIGTGHGLCTCQGAAFEYIFNIEHELNKAGVRDMADIKWISNESFLGDFGVGGLHMKSMGFAVSSKIFAESLFTERNVDWIIGAHVNKVEKGKVHYELLSGEMGEEEFDFSMLIPPFAGVGLKAIAKDGTDITATLFAPNGFLKVDANYAAGAYENWKASDWPKTYQNPTYGNIFACGIAFAPPHPISKPMSSPNGTPINPTPPRTGMPSGIIGKAVAHSICDRITKGENAPLHEASMADMGAACVASAGKGLFDGTAAAMTIYPVVPDFDKYPGTGRDTDYTFGEIGLAGHWIKHILHHLFIWKAKLKFGWTLIPE; this is encoded by the coding sequence ATGGCAAGATTAGTTGTTCTTGGTGGAGGGGTTTCAGGTCATACTGCAGCTACTTTCGCGGCAAAATGGTTAGGTTCGGCGCATGAAGTAGTTGTTGTTACTCCAAATTCAAAATGGAATTGGATTCCATCGAATATTTGGGTTGGTGTTGGTCAAATGAGTAAAGAGGATGTTACTTTTGATTTAGCTCCTGTGTATGCTAAAGCTGGTATTATTTACCATCAAGCAAAAGCACTTGGTATTCATCCAGAAGGTAATGAGACAAGTGACAAACCTTATGTTGTTGTTGAATCTACTATTGATGGTGAAGATGGCAAGATTGAGAATATAGAGTATGATTATTTAATTAACGCTACAGGTCCAAAACTTAATTTTGCAGCAACACCTGGTCTTGGTGATGCTAACGGTCTTGGTGAATTTACTGTTTCAGTTTGTACAGCAGATCACGCTGTTCATGCAAATGAAGAGCTAGAGAAGACTATCGTAAAAATGAAAAACGGTGAGCGTCAAAAATTCTTAATCGGTACTGGTCATGGTCTTTGTACATGTCAAGGTGCTGCATTTGAATATATCTTCAATATTGAGCATGAGTTAAATAAAGCTGGTGTTCGTGACATGGCTGATATCAAGTGGATTTCAAATGAATCATTCCTAGGCGACTTTGGAGTTGGTGGGTTACATATGAAATCTATGGGATTTGCTGTTAGTTCAAAAATCTTTGCTGAGTCTCTATTTACAGAAAGAAACGTTGACTGGATCATCGGTGCTCACGTAAATAAAGTTGAAAAAGGAAAAGTTCACTATGAACTATTAAGTGGTGAAATGGGTGAAGAGGAGTTCGATTTTTCAATGCTTATCCCTCCATTCGCTGGTGTTGGTCTTAAAGCAATTGCTAAAGACGGCACAGATATAACTGCTACTCTTTTTGCTCCAAACGGTTTCTTAAAAGTTGATGCTAACTATGCTGCAGGTGCTTATGAGAATTGGAAAGCTTCAGATTGGCCTAAAACTTACCAAAACCCGACTTATGGAAATATCTTTGCTTGTGGTATAGCATTTGCACCACCACATCCAATTTCAAAGCCAATGAGTTCTCCAAACGGAACTCCAATTAATCCAACTCCTCCAAGAACTGGTATGCCTTCAGGTATTATCGGAAAAGCGGTAGCTCACAGTATCTGTGACCGTATTACAAAAGGTGAGAATGCTCCATTACATGAGGCTTCAATGGCTGATATGGGTGCTGCTTGTGTTGCTTCTGCTGGTAAAGGTCTATTTGACGGTACTGCGGCTGCTATGACAATCTATCCTGTTGTTCCTGATTTTGACAAGTACCCTGGTACTGGTCGTGATACAGATTATACATTTGGTGAAATTGGTCTTGCGGGTCACTGGATTAAGCATATTCTTCATCACTTGTTTATTTGGAAAGCTAAACTAAAGTTTGGTTGGACATTAATTCCAGAATAG
- a CDS encoding sensor histidine kinase yields MFRNLKIHIFIYYFVTTATFLGILYYFLNVVHVENNLFIVAILLVLLTFSGLIIAKLSVDPLSQHVTNLQNLSKETLHELNLPISTIKTNLHMLKKSLNSEKDLKRALRIESACDMLQQRYNELDYMIKLQSSNIVKESFSLDELLRQRVEFLKPIYPHVEFKLNLQPTQIHSDKIGLSKVIDNLIDNGVKYSQNIHKIDVELQDYTLHVKDYGCGMDEVELVQIFDNYYQSNENMQGFGIGLSMVKRFCDSNKVLLNLKSEPNNGTTVILKFKED; encoded by the coding sequence TTGTTTCGTAATCTTAAAATTCATATTTTTATATACTACTTCGTTACAACCGCTACTTTTTTGGGCATTTTGTACTACTTTTTAAATGTTGTACATGTAGAAAATAATCTGTTTATTGTTGCAATCCTGTTAGTTCTTCTTACTTTTAGCGGTCTAATTATCGCTAAGCTCTCTGTTGACCCATTATCTCAACATGTGACCAACCTTCAAAACCTTTCTAAAGAGACTCTTCATGAGCTAAACCTTCCTATCAGCACTATAAAAACCAACCTCCACATGTTAAAAAAAAGTTTAAATAGTGAGAAGGATTTAAAAAGAGCACTAAGAATTGAGAGTGCCTGCGATATGTTGCAGCAGAGGTATAACGAGCTCGACTATATGATTAAACTGCAGAGTTCAAATATTGTAAAAGAGAGTTTCAGCCTTGATGAGTTGCTAAGACAAAGGGTTGAGTTCTTAAAGCCTATATATCCACATGTAGAGTTTAAACTAAATCTTCAACCAACACAAATACATAGTGATAAAATAGGTTTATCTAAAGTAATAGACAATCTTATAGACAATGGTGTGAAATATTCACAGAACATTCATAAAATTGATGTAGAATTACAGGATTATACTTTACATGTAAAAGACTACGGTTGCGGAATGGATGAAGTAGAACTTGTTCAAATATTTGACAACTACTATCAAAGCAATGAGAATATGCAGGGTTTTGGGATAGGTCTTAGCATGGTAAAAAGATTTTGTGATTCAAATAAAGTTTTATTAAATTTAAAATCAGAGCCAAACAACGGCACAACAGTTATATTAAAATTCAAGGAAGATTAG
- a CDS encoding acetyl-CoA carboxylase biotin carboxylase subunit: MKKILKVLIANRGEIALRIIRACKELEIKSVAIFSEVDIEGIWVRKADECYPMMGDPLAAYLDYEKIISLAIKADCDAIHPGYGFLSENAEFAQACEDKGIIFIGPKPEHIALFGDKMASKAAMKAIGVPVLEGTDEPVIDKKEGVKIAEQIGFPIIIKAAFGGGGRGMRIVNSAEEFDEMYDSATNESIKYFGKKDVFIEKYIQGPRHIEVQIIADKYGNVLHLGDRDCSIQRRHQKVVEIAPSPGLNNSVRRELYRISKKAMFKLGYESVGTVEFLLDDKDNMYFMEMNTRVQVEHPVTEIISGIDIIQKMIKIADGEKLRFSQEEINFRGYAIEFRINAENPELNFMPSAGTITNYIVPGGPGVRIDSSAYTGYTIPSNYDSMVGKLIVWSLDWEGAVRKAKRALDEFHVEGIPTNIPLHREIVRDEDFIAGNLTTSYLEDKLELFHMKAVNSIAQENEKIASITSLIEKIKGMKTR, from the coding sequence ATGAAAAAAATATTAAAAGTTTTAATAGCGAACAGAGGCGAGATAGCACTTAGGATTATTAGAGCATGTAAAGAGCTCGAGATTAAAAGTGTTGCTATATTCTCTGAAGTTGATATTGAGGGAATTTGGGTTAGAAAAGCCGATGAGTGCTACCCGATGATGGGAGACCCTCTTGCTGCTTATCTTGATTATGAGAAAATTATATCTTTGGCAATTAAAGCGGATTGTGATGCAATCCATCCAGGATATGGATTCTTATCAGAAAATGCTGAATTTGCACAAGCGTGTGAAGACAAAGGTATAATTTTTATCGGTCCAAAACCTGAACACATCGCGCTATTTGGAGACAAAATGGCTTCTAAAGCCGCTATGAAAGCGATTGGTGTCCCTGTTTTAGAAGGGACAGACGAACCGGTTATAGATAAAAAAGAGGGTGTAAAAATTGCTGAGCAGATAGGTTTTCCTATTATCATCAAAGCTGCGTTTGGCGGAGGTGGCAGAGGGATGAGAATTGTAAACAGTGCAGAAGAGTTTGATGAAATGTATGACTCCGCTACAAATGAGTCAATAAAATATTTTGGTAAAAAAGATGTTTTCATTGAAAAATATATACAAGGTCCTAGACATATTGAGGTACAAATTATCGCCGACAAGTATGGAAATGTACTCCATTTAGGTGATAGAGATTGCTCAATTCAAAGACGCCATCAAAAGGTAGTCGAGATTGCACCTTCACCAGGATTAAATAATTCTGTGCGAAGAGAACTTTACAGAATTTCTAAAAAAGCAATGTTTAAACTCGGGTATGAGAGTGTTGGAACTGTAGAGTTTTTACTAGACGACAAAGATAATATGTATTTTATGGAGATGAACACAAGAGTTCAGGTTGAGCACCCAGTAACTGAGATAATATCGGGGATAGATATAATACAGAAAATGATAAAAATTGCCGATGGAGAGAAGCTGAGATTTTCACAAGAAGAGATAAACTTCAGAGGATATGCGATAGAGTTTAGAATAAATGCCGAAAATCCTGAGCTAAATTTTATGCCATCTGCCGGAACTATCACAAACTATATAGTCCCAGGTGGTCCAGGTGTTAGAATTGACTCCAGCGCATACACAGGGTATACAATTCCATCAAATTACGACTCAATGGTAGGTAAACTTATTGTTTGGTCACTTGACTGGGAAGGTGCGGTCAGAAAAGCCAAGAGAGCTTTGGATGAATTTCATGTAGAGGGTATCCCCACAAATATACCTCTTCACAGAGAAATAGTGAGGGATGAAGATTTTATAGCTGGAAATCTTACTACCAGCTATCTTGAGGATAAACTGGAACTTTTTCATATGAAGGCTGTCAATTCAATAGCTCAAGAGAATGAAAAAATTGCGTCTATAACTTCTCTGATAGAGAAGATAAAAGGGATGAAAACAAGATAA
- a CDS encoding phosphomannomutase/phosphoglucomutase: MSIYREYDIRGIYEKELNEQSVTRIGYALASKIDGDYVAVGYDARSHSPILFEYLVAGLNAGGKKVLGMGLVPTPVNYFTNYQEWSGITPSASVMITGSHNPSEYNGFKITIDKAPFFGEEIYALGRECDAMEFPHVAPRDVTDIDAVSRYVDFLVNEFAHLKGMDTKIVYDCGNGVAGVVTEDIFSRLELKTKGLYIEPDGTFPNHHPDPSDEHNLEDVKKLLAAEGDIAFAYDGDADRIAVLTHKNNIKGDMMALLYSMKMDKPTVIGEVKCSQVMYDELERRGATAIMYKTGHSNLKVKMRETNADLACEVSGHIFFKNRYFGYDDAIYATLRMLELIYDGIDLDKELAKLPQVFSTEEIKVQTTEKEKFKIIDRVKELLKNPAKDFPTIRNIIDIDGVRINFENGWGLVRASNTTPVLVTRFESTSKEEAKLYEKAINNLILEAKESI, encoded by the coding sequence ATGAGCATCTACAGAGAATATGACATCAGAGGCATCTACGAAAAAGAGTTAAATGAGCAGAGTGTTACCCGTATCGGTTACGCACTGGCTTCAAAAATCGATGGTGATTATGTCGCAGTCGGCTATGATGCCAGAAGCCACTCCCCTATTTTATTTGAGTATCTTGTTGCCGGTCTTAACGCCGGAGGCAAAAAAGTTTTAGGGATGGGTCTTGTACCTACTCCTGTAAACTATTTTACAAACTATCAAGAGTGGAGTGGCATCACTCCATCAGCTTCTGTTATGATTACAGGCTCTCACAATCCAAGTGAATATAACGGTTTTAAAATCACTATAGACAAAGCACCGTTTTTCGGCGAAGAGATATATGCACTTGGTCGTGAATGCGATGCAATGGAGTTCCCACATGTAGCCCCAAGAGATGTTACTGATATAGATGCAGTGAGTAGATATGTTGACTTTTTGGTAAACGAATTTGCTCACCTAAAAGGGATGGATACAAAAATTGTTTATGACTGTGGAAATGGTGTTGCAGGAGTTGTAACTGAAGATATTTTCTCTAGGTTAGAGCTTAAAACAAAGGGATTATATATTGAGCCTGATGGAACTTTTCCAAATCACCATCCTGACCCGTCCGATGAGCATAATCTTGAAGATGTTAAAAAACTACTTGCTGCTGAAGGGGATATCGCTTTTGCCTATGACGGCGATGCCGATAGAATTGCGGTTTTGACACACAAGAACAATATAAAGGGCGATATGATGGCTCTTTTATACTCTATGAAAATGGACAAACCTACAGTAATTGGCGAAGTGAAATGCTCTCAAGTTATGTATGATGAGCTAGAGCGCCGCGGTGCTACTGCTATCATGTACAAAACAGGTCACTCAAACCTAAAAGTAAAGATGAGAGAGACTAACGCAGATTTGGCATGTGAAGTTAGCGGTCATATTTTTTTCAAAAACCGTTACTTTGGCTACGATGATGCAATTTACGCAACTCTAAGAATGTTAGAACTTATTTATGATGGTATAGACTTGGACAAGGAACTTGCAAAGCTTCCACAGGTTTTCTCAACCGAGGAGATAAAAGTACAGACAACTGAAAAAGAGAAATTTAAAATTATAGATAGAGTAAAAGAGTTACTGAAAAACCCAGCGAAAGATTTTCCAACAATAAGAAATATTATCGACATAGACGGTGTTCGCATAAACTTTGAAAACGGATGGGGATTGGTTAGAGCTAGTAACACGACACCTGTTTTGGTAACACGTTTTGAATCAACTTCCAAAGAAGAGGCGAAACTTTATGAAAAAGCTATAAACAATCTTATCTTAGAGGCTAAAGAGAGTATATAG